The following are encoded in a window of Elusimicrobiota bacterium genomic DNA:
- the greA gene encoding Transcription elongation factor GreA gives MSDIYMSRAGHEKLMAELKMLEQRKRDLSMEIGETREQGDLRENAGYHFAREKQSETLRRIAEIHTKLANAKIIEDLNLPKDEVIIGMKVTIREIETSDDYEYTLVGPEESDPAAGKISVHAPIAQGLLGSKVNAEVTIDLPGGKTKFKILKIEVAL, from the coding sequence ATGAGCGATATATATATGTCACGGGCTGGTCATGAGAAATTAATGGCCGAACTTAAAATGTTGGAGCAACGTAAACGAGATTTGTCGATGGAAATTGGTGAAACTCGAGAACAAGGAGATCTAAGGGAAAATGCGGGTTATCACTTCGCTCGCGAAAAACAAAGCGAGACTTTGAGGCGAATAGCTGAAATACACACCAAACTGGCCAACGCGAAAATTATTGAAGATTTGAACCTTCCCAAAGACGAAGTAATTATCGGCATGAAAGTCACCATTCGTGAAATCGAAACCAGCGATGATTATGAATACACTTTGGTGGGCCCCGAGGAGTCCGACCCGGCGGCTGGTAAAATTTCGGTTCATGCCCCGATTGCGCAAGGCCTCTTGGGTTCCAAGGTGAATGCGGAAGTGACCATCGACTTGCCGGGTGGGAAAACGAAATTCAAAATTCTCAAGATAGAAGTGGCCCTTTAA
- the def1 gene encoding Peptide deformylase 1, with translation MSVHPIRLFPDPILAKPCKPVEKFGADLRQLITDLTDTMASSPGVGLAAPQIGIPLQVSVIDISRARTKGPSSHNGFVILINPRLIEGHGIQNPREGCLSVPDLLGNVRRFETVLVETQSVRGESHVFRAHGFEALAFQHEIDHLHGMLFLDRVINLDTDIFRRKVK, from the coding sequence ATGTCGGTTCACCCTATAAGATTATTTCCCGATCCAATATTGGCGAAACCCTGCAAGCCAGTAGAAAAATTTGGGGCCGATCTTCGGCAGCTTATCACGGATCTCACCGACACAATGGCCTCTTCTCCGGGAGTGGGACTGGCGGCGCCTCAGATTGGGATTCCCTTACAGGTCAGTGTCATTGATATTTCTCGAGCGAGAACAAAAGGGCCCTCCAGCCACAATGGATTTGTGATTCTTATTAATCCCCGTCTCATCGAAGGACATGGGATTCAGAATCCCCGCGAGGGATGTTTGTCGGTACCGGATTTGCTGGGAAATGTTCGAAGATTCGAAACGGTCTTAGTTGAAACCCAATCTGTGAGGGGAGAATCTCATGTTTTTCGAGCCCATGGTTTCGAAGCTTTGGCTTTTCAGCATGAAATTGATCACCTGCATGGGATGTTGTTTTTAGATCGGGTTATCAACCTTGACACCGACATTTTCCGACGCAAAGTCAAATAG
- the asd gene encoding Aspartate-semialdehyde dehydrogenase, with protein MTVGTAVNKKTYNVAVVGATGAVGLEMVRMLENRKFPIKSLRLFASEKSAGRKIKFNKKQVCVEILDSELLSGLDVAIFSAGATVSKEFAPIFAEKGIFVIDNSSAWRMDPEIPLVVPEVNPHALAREKKIIANPNCSTIQMVVALKPIHDAVKIKTIRVATYQAVSGAGAKGIHELENQSKAWASGKKIPPSAKFPHQIGFNLIPQIDVFTDNGYTKEEMKMVNETRKIMESPEMEISATCVRVPVFRSHSEAVWIETENPISPQQARMLLSKAPGVVLQDEPEKSLYPMPLAAQDQQITYVGRIRQDLISPNGLSLWVVSDNLLKGAALNAVEIAELLVNQGIL; from the coding sequence ATGACTGTTGGAACCGCTGTAAATAAAAAGACATACAATGTTGCTGTTGTTGGCGCTACCGGGGCGGTGGGGCTGGAAATGGTTCGAATGCTCGAAAACCGAAAATTTCCGATCAAATCTCTTCGATTATTTGCCAGTGAAAAATCAGCGGGAAGAAAAATAAAATTTAATAAAAAACAAGTATGTGTTGAAATACTTGATAGTGAATTACTTTCAGGATTAGATGTCGCCATATTCTCTGCGGGAGCAACGGTTTCCAAAGAATTCGCACCGATTTTTGCTGAAAAAGGAATTTTTGTTATTGATAATTCCAGTGCCTGGAGAATGGATCCAGAAATTCCATTGGTTGTTCCAGAAGTTAATCCTCATGCTCTCGCCCGGGAAAAAAAAATTATTGCCAATCCCAATTGTTCAACCATTCAAATGGTGGTTGCCTTGAAGCCAATCCATGATGCGGTAAAAATTAAAACCATACGTGTAGCCACCTACCAAGCTGTTTCTGGTGCAGGAGCGAAAGGGATTCACGAACTTGAGAACCAATCCAAAGCCTGGGCCTCTGGAAAAAAGATTCCCCCCTCCGCCAAATTTCCTCATCAAATTGGATTTAACTTGATTCCCCAAATTGATGTGTTTACGGACAATGGTTACACCAAAGAAGAAATGAAAATGGTTAACGAAACGCGGAAAATAATGGAATCTCCAGAAATGGAAATTTCTGCCACCTGTGTGCGGGTGCCCGTATTTCGTTCCCATTCTGAAGCAGTGTGGATTGAAACCGAAAATCCTATCAGCCCCCAGCAAGCCCGCATGTTGTTGTCAAAAGCGCCTGGAGTGGTTCTGCAGGATGAACCAGAAAAGTCTCTATATCCCATGCCTTTGGCCGCCCAGGATCAACAAATTACCTATGTGGGTAGAATTCGACAGGATCTTATTTCTCCCAATGGCCTCTCTCTTTGGGTGGTATCCGATAATTTGTTGAAGGGAGCAGCTCTCAATGCGGTTGAAATTGCCGAACTGCTGGTCAATCAAGGCATTCTTTGA
- the surA gene encoding Chaperone SurA, with amino-acid sequence MKFQKFTGISIGIIFCGYSMGFSETIGKSIATVNGEAIFSGEFENNFEALLEQQKKMAPAETPTTEWKNANKKLLLDQMIEEKLLLQEANKKKIVVPKRQLEEGILQVKNRFKTLSPGAKPTKEDFERELTPNENKEFLEELKQQGITEKEFENKINDQLKVLRLTEDEIRSKVAIPVKENSSAENEPKELTPQYEKEARELYAEIEKKFTIKDFKPDPDNEIDQIVEVLKSKLGESIHARHILVKSERTDDFKKRQAALAKAQAIKKELDKGADFIDLANKKSEGPSSKNGGDLGFFSRGQMTPEFEKAAFGLPVGGISDVVETEFGYHIIMVEEKKAAKRLRFDDIKLDLAGYLYQKQMKDRYDQYVSELRKKADIKILLNLEGEKG; translated from the coding sequence ATGAAGTTTCAAAAATTTACCGGGATATCTATAGGAATAATTTTCTGTGGATATTCCATGGGTTTTTCAGAAACCATCGGAAAAAGCATTGCCACAGTGAATGGGGAGGCGATTTTTTCAGGTGAGTTTGAAAATAATTTTGAGGCGCTGTTGGAACAACAAAAGAAAATGGCTCCAGCTGAAACTCCAACAACAGAATGGAAGAATGCCAATAAAAAACTATTACTGGATCAAATGATTGAGGAAAAACTTCTGCTTCAGGAGGCCAACAAAAAAAAGATTGTCGTTCCAAAACGACAGCTTGAGGAAGGGATCCTTCAAGTAAAAAATCGTTTCAAAACTTTATCTCCTGGGGCCAAACCCACCAAAGAGGATTTTGAACGAGAGTTAACCCCCAATGAAAATAAAGAATTTCTTGAAGAACTCAAACAGCAAGGGATCACAGAAAAAGAATTTGAAAATAAAATCAACGATCAATTAAAAGTGCTGCGGCTAACCGAAGATGAAATTCGTAGCAAAGTGGCCATTCCTGTTAAGGAGAATTCATCAGCTGAAAATGAGCCAAAAGAACTAACGCCTCAGTACGAAAAAGAGGCACGAGAACTCTACGCGGAAATTGAAAAGAAGTTCACTATCAAGGATTTTAAGCCTGATCCCGATAATGAAATTGACCAAATTGTTGAGGTGTTAAAGTCCAAGCTCGGGGAGTCTATTCATGCTCGCCACATTCTGGTGAAATCAGAACGCACCGATGATTTTAAAAAACGTCAAGCGGCCTTGGCCAAGGCCCAAGCGATTAAAAAAGAGTTGGACAAGGGAGCGGACTTTATTGACCTGGCCAATAAGAAATCCGAAGGCCCCAGCTCAAAAAATGGAGGAGATTTGGGGTTTTTTTCCCGAGGACAAATGACACCAGAATTCGAAAAAGCCGCCTTTGGTTTGCCTGTGGGAGGGATTTCAGACGTTGTTGAAACTGAATTTGGTTACCATATTATTATGGTGGAGGAGAAAAAGGCCGCCAAAAGGCTGCGTTTTGATGATATCAAGCTTGATTTGGCCGGTTACTTGTATCAAAAGCAAATGAAAGATCGATATGATCAGTATGTTTCCGAGCTCAGGAAGAAAGCTGATATTAAAATTCTTTTAAACCTCGAGGGTGAAAAGGGGTAA
- the rplM gene encoding 50S ribosomal protein L13: MLNKTFQPTQSSIKRQWHLVDANNQVLGRLACDISKKLVGKNKSFFAPHVDCGDFVVVVNAEGIRVTGNNKPVQKIDFRHSGYPGGATITPYDEFLRKKPQRAIELAVSGMLPKNKLRGRQMTRLKIYKGATHPHGAQFASKKLSATPSSKG; this comes from the coding sequence ATGTTGAATAAAACTTTTCAGCCCACCCAATCTTCGATCAAACGCCAATGGCATTTGGTGGATGCGAACAATCAGGTGTTGGGCCGCCTGGCCTGTGATATTTCTAAGAAGCTCGTCGGAAAAAATAAAAGCTTTTTTGCCCCTCATGTTGATTGCGGAGATTTTGTGGTGGTGGTAAACGCCGAAGGCATTCGCGTCACAGGCAATAACAAACCGGTTCAGAAAATAGATTTCCGCCATTCGGGATATCCCGGAGGAGCAACAATTACTCCTTATGATGAATTTTTAAGAAAAAAACCCCAGCGTGCCATTGAATTGGCAGTTTCGGGAATGCTCCCGAAAAACAAATTGCGCGGTCGGCAGATGACCCGTCTTAAAATCTATAAAGGCGCCACTCATCCTCATGGTGCACAATTTGCCTCAAAAAAATTATCAGCTACTCCATCCAGCAAAGGTTAA
- the rpsI gene encoding 30S ribosomal protein S9 produces the protein MATTTVTSVSFPLWTTGRRKESVARVRVIQGTGQLLINNKSVNEYFGGHPRAKADATAPLHHARGANAMDFHITVVGGGVTGQSGAVRHGIARAIVALEPNLRTILHKEGLLTRDPRMVERKKPGQPKARRRFQHSKR, from the coding sequence ATGGCAACAACCACTGTCACTTCAGTATCATTTCCACTTTGGACAACAGGCCGCCGCAAGGAAAGCGTGGCGCGTGTTCGAGTCATTCAAGGTACCGGCCAACTTCTCATTAACAACAAATCGGTGAATGAATATTTTGGCGGACATCCTCGCGCCAAAGCGGATGCTACTGCTCCGCTCCATCACGCCCGAGGAGCCAATGCAATGGATTTTCATATTACTGTTGTAGGTGGAGGAGTTACCGGACAATCGGGAGCTGTTCGTCACGGTATCGCTCGGGCCATTGTGGCTTTAGAACCCAATTTGAGAACAATTCTTCACAAAGAAGGGCTTTTGACGCGAGACCCCCGCATGGTTGAACGCAAAAAGCCTGGGCAGCCCAAGGCCCGTCGTCGTTTCCAACATTCCAAACGATAA
- the dapL_2 gene encoding LL-diaminopimelate aminotransferase: MIAAPQKLKNLPPYIFGRIKTLGLEAAANRLDVIDLSMGNPDLPTPQPIIDRLVDTVSHHPRTHRYPQAKGMPKFRKAVADWMKKRFDVSINPESEVCSLIGSKEGIANLCQSYLRAGDIALVPSPCYPVHFYGVVLSQGVPHLLPINEQNNYLPELEKIPEKIARRAKIFFLNYPNNPTAAVIEDTHYLKEVIRFAKKYGILVCYDNAYSEIAFDGYRPISFFEIPGARDVGLEFHSFSKTFNMAGWRLGWACGPEKLLGPLVKFKSYIDYGAPTFIQLSGVKALEIWPGCVNELVSIYQTRRDYLHEGLTALGWTVKKPKATMYLWAEIPEPYKKLGSLKFCEKLIKETGIALSPGVGFGEAGEGYVRFALVTRNSRLYDLLVRLKKFQGISGVNIRKPKGPEVKGSMSE, encoded by the coding sequence ATGATCGCCGCTCCCCAGAAACTTAAGAATCTACCTCCTTATATATTTGGAAGGATCAAAACTCTAGGCTTAGAGGCCGCCGCCAATCGACTGGATGTTATTGATCTTTCCATGGGAAATCCTGATTTGCCAACTCCACAGCCGATCATCGATCGTTTGGTGGATACCGTTTCTCACCATCCCAGAACGCATCGTTACCCACAAGCGAAAGGCATGCCGAAATTTCGCAAGGCTGTGGCGGATTGGATGAAGAAGAGATTTGACGTTTCAATTAATCCCGAGAGTGAAGTTTGTTCGTTGATTGGATCTAAAGAAGGAATTGCAAATCTGTGCCAATCCTATTTGAGAGCGGGGGACATTGCCTTGGTTCCAAGTCCCTGCTATCCAGTTCATTTTTATGGGGTGGTTTTGTCCCAGGGAGTGCCTCATTTGCTGCCGATCAACGAACAAAACAATTATCTTCCCGAACTTGAAAAGATTCCCGAAAAAATCGCACGGCGAGCAAAAATATTCTTTTTAAATTATCCAAACAATCCCACCGCCGCGGTTATCGAGGATACGCACTACTTAAAAGAAGTCATTCGTTTCGCAAAAAAATATGGGATTTTGGTTTGTTACGATAACGCCTATTCGGAAATCGCTTTTGATGGATATCGCCCCATCAGTTTCTTCGAAATTCCCGGCGCGAGAGATGTGGGACTCGAATTCCATTCCTTTTCCAAAACTTTCAACATGGCAGGATGGCGGTTGGGTTGGGCGTGTGGACCAGAAAAATTATTGGGCCCATTGGTGAAATTCAAATCCTATATTGATTATGGCGCACCCACTTTTATTCAACTTTCAGGAGTCAAAGCTCTTGAAATATGGCCGGGGTGCGTGAATGAATTGGTTTCTATTTATCAGACAAGGCGAGACTATTTACACGAAGGTCTGACCGCTTTGGGATGGACGGTCAAAAAACCCAAGGCCACCATGTATCTTTGGGCGGAAATACCTGAACCGTATAAAAAATTGGGTTCTCTTAAATTTTGTGAAAAGTTGATCAAAGAAACCGGGATTGCCTTATCTCCCGGAGTCGGATTTGGGGAGGCTGGCGAGGGTTATGTCCGCTTTGCCTTGGTGACAAGGAACAGTCGTCTCTATGATTTATTGGTTCGATTAAAAAAATTCCAAGGAATTTCTGGCGTGAACATCCGAAAACCCAAGGGTCCAGAAGTCAAAGGATCGATGTCCGAATGA
- the hom gene encoding Homoserine dehydrogenase yields the protein MKEKVTLGLIGFGVVGSGTVELLRRQKQDIESCVGAPVELKWICSRSRKRSPLIDRGVHQTKDWKVVVADPEVDCVVELMGGTDPAKKVVLSALKHGKHVVTANKSILSEYWNEIFELAHERRRLVYFEAAVGGGVPVVQALNEGLAGNEIYKIVGILNGTTNFILTKMQESNMSFKAALKLAQAAGYTEADPSFDIEGVDAAQKVSILGSVATGQWVPPSQIYSEGISHLQSVDLRLIKDRIHGTIKLLGIAEKTEDGWVFRVHPTLVARTHPFANVRNEYNAIAFHGSAVGDVMLYGKGAGRLPTSSAVISDIIFLSRQIANGTAGQLPYLSRLARKPIKFADMASVQSRYYLRVTTVDRPGVLATITGILGKNQVSIASVHQDTFEDSSYKKSVPITLLTHMTREADIQASVKAINDLSAIKAPTVLLRME from the coding sequence ATGAAAGAAAAAGTGACGCTTGGTTTAATTGGATTTGGTGTCGTCGGCAGTGGAACTGTTGAACTGTTAAGACGACAGAAACAGGACATTGAGTCATGCGTTGGGGCTCCGGTGGAACTGAAATGGATTTGTAGCCGAAGTCGAAAACGTTCTCCCCTTATTGATCGGGGCGTTCACCAAACGAAGGATTGGAAAGTGGTGGTTGCGGATCCCGAGGTCGATTGTGTTGTGGAGCTGATGGGGGGAACTGATCCCGCTAAAAAAGTGGTTCTTTCCGCTCTCAAACACGGTAAACATGTGGTCACTGCCAACAAATCGATCCTCTCGGAATATTGGAACGAAATTTTTGAACTCGCGCATGAACGCCGACGGTTGGTTTATTTTGAGGCTGCGGTCGGGGGCGGTGTTCCAGTGGTGCAAGCACTCAACGAGGGTTTGGCGGGCAATGAAATCTATAAGATTGTCGGAATTTTGAATGGAACCACCAATTTCATTTTGACCAAGATGCAGGAATCCAACATGAGCTTTAAGGCGGCGCTTAAATTGGCTCAAGCGGCCGGATATACGGAGGCCGATCCTTCTTTTGATATTGAAGGCGTTGATGCTGCCCAAAAAGTTTCAATTTTGGGTTCTGTGGCCACCGGTCAATGGGTTCCGCCTTCCCAAATTTACTCAGAAGGCATATCTCATCTTCAATCGGTGGACCTTCGTCTTATCAAAGATCGCATTCATGGAACCATTAAATTGCTGGGAATCGCGGAAAAAACCGAAGATGGCTGGGTTTTCCGGGTTCATCCCACCTTGGTGGCGCGCACGCATCCCTTTGCCAATGTACGCAACGAATACAATGCCATTGCGTTTCATGGCTCCGCGGTGGGCGACGTGATGCTCTATGGTAAGGGAGCCGGGCGGTTGCCCACCTCAAGTGCCGTCATATCAGACATCATTTTTCTTTCGCGTCAGATTGCCAATGGCACGGCGGGCCAGTTGCCTTATTTGAGTCGGTTGGCTCGAAAGCCCATCAAATTTGCGGACATGGCGAGTGTTCAATCCCGCTATTACTTGAGGGTGACAACAGTGGACCGGCCCGGTGTGTTGGCCACCATCACCGGTATCTTGGGAAAAAATCAAGTATCGATTGCTTCTGTTCATCAGGACACTTTTGAAGACTCCAGTTATAAGAAGTCTGTGCCGATTACCTTATTGACTCATATGACACGTGAGGCAGATATTCAGGCGTCGGTCAAAGCCATCAATGATTTGTCGGCTATTAAAGCGCCCACCGTTTTACTGCGCATGGAATAA
- the thrC gene encoding Threonine synthase codes for MSHSKGVIEQYHAYLPIKPGCQIITLQEGNTPLVEAPRLAKALGAPHISLYLKLEGLNPTGSFKDRGMTLAVTDAVAQGSKTIISASTGNTSASAAAYAARAGIKCVVLIPDGNIALGKLSQGLMYGAQVLAIQGNFDDALELVKEISRQYPITMVNSLNEMRIEGQKTGAFEIVDALEDAPDYQFMPVGNAGNITAYWKGYCEYFKKKKINSYPKLMGFQAEGAAPIVQGKPIKNPSTIATAIKIGNPASWKRAEAARDESGGVIDSVTDDEILEAYKLMAQLEGVYCEPASAAGVAGLKKYISQGKISLTPQSKVVAIITGHGLKDPDRAIAVMPRPLSVKADVKSILDVLHI; via the coding sequence ATGAGTCATTCCAAGGGAGTCATCGAACAGTACCACGCCTATCTTCCCATCAAGCCGGGATGTCAAATTATTACGCTTCAAGAAGGAAACACGCCATTGGTGGAAGCGCCGCGTTTGGCCAAAGCGTTGGGGGCTCCCCACATATCCCTTTACTTGAAATTGGAAGGCCTCAATCCCACCGGTTCATTTAAGGATCGGGGGATGACGTTGGCCGTCACCGATGCGGTGGCCCAAGGGTCCAAAACCATTATTTCAGCTTCTACCGGGAACACCTCCGCCTCCGCAGCGGCCTATGCGGCGAGGGCGGGCATCAAGTGTGTGGTGCTCATTCCTGATGGAAATATTGCTTTGGGGAAATTGTCACAAGGACTCATGTATGGAGCCCAAGTCTTGGCCATCCAAGGTAATTTTGATGACGCGCTTGAACTAGTCAAAGAGATTTCAAGACAATATCCCATCACCATGGTCAATTCTCTTAATGAAATGAGAATTGAAGGACAAAAAACCGGGGCCTTCGAAATTGTCGATGCATTGGAGGATGCCCCAGACTATCAATTCATGCCCGTTGGAAATGCCGGCAATATCACCGCCTATTGGAAGGGATATTGTGAATATTTTAAAAAGAAGAAGATAAATTCATACCCCAAATTGATGGGTTTTCAAGCCGAAGGAGCCGCCCCCATTGTTCAAGGAAAACCAATCAAAAATCCTTCGACCATTGCCACGGCCATCAAAATTGGAAATCCCGCTTCCTGGAAGCGAGCAGAAGCAGCCCGAGACGAGTCCGGTGGAGTTATTGATTCTGTCACCGATGATGAAATCCTTGAGGCCTACAAACTCATGGCGCAACTGGAAGGGGTTTACTGCGAACCGGCCAGTGCCGCAGGCGTGGCGGGATTAAAAAAATACATTTCCCAAGGGAAAATTTCACTGACTCCCCAATCCAAAGTGGTTGCCATCATAACTGGCCATGG